The Rhinolophus sinicus isolate RSC01 linkage group LG15, ASM3656204v1, whole genome shotgun sequence region GTGCGTATCTTTGAAGTGATTTATTGTTCACTTTTGAACACACACAAGTTGCGAGGACAGGGCAGGTCCAGCCTGGGAGCCTGCTCGCTGGTGCAGCATTTCCAGGCCCCCAGGGCAGGTGGGCGAGGGGCAGACGGTCAGCTGGTCCTTCCATGTGAAGTAGCAGAGGACTCCCTGAGTGAAGGCGTTTCCTTAAGTGGGACTCCGCGGCTTTGGCAGCAGTCCTGGGGCTCGTCAGGCCAGCGCACCACCCAGGACCTCAGGCAAGCCCCCAGGttccccaggcccagcctgcTGAGGGTCCTGCAGCCGGGACTGGGCCCCCTTCCAGGCCAGAGACTTCTCCAGTTtggttttaaaaagcaatccatGACctggcagagggggtgggggtgagaaatGGGGCTTAGGAGGCCCAGACCTCAGCTGTCCTGCCTACAGGGGtcaggggaggggctgagggcgGCGGGCGCCCCTCACCTGGGCAGTCTGCCATCTCTTTGAAAGCGCGCTTCTTGCAGCAGCCCCGGCACAGGTTGAACACACATCTGTTGCCCTGGACACAGGAAAGCCAGTGAGCCCGTGCGCACAACTCTTAGCTTGAGTGGCCTGCTCCCCAGGCCAGGGCCTCCCTCCCAGACTCCGAGGGGCACAGGCAGCACCCTCGGCAGACAGGGGAGAACCGCTCCCGTGGGTCCCAGGGACTCTAAGACAGTGTCAGCAGGAACCACCCTGCCTGCTGACCCTGGGGCTGAGCTCTGCCCTGGGCAGCGCGGCAGGGCTGACTCACCTTTGGGTTCCCACACTGATCACACCTGGCATATTTTGCTGGGAAAAGAACACAAGAAGGTCCTGATTGAACAGGTGCGCCCCCACCACTGCTGTCTCCCACACGAAGCCCCTAGCAGGCGTCCCTGCTCACGGTGGCCGCCTGGCCCGAGCACGTGGCAGGCCTGGTCCTTCCAGGCTCCATGCCCATCTCTGCATCTCCCACTTGGGTCTCTCCAGGGCGTGTGGGAGGGTCACAGGGCCCTTCCTGCTGGTCTCCCCTATGGCTTGCTAAGATCCACATGGGGGTGGCCCCCTCCCATGGCCCCACAGCAAGAGCAGCTTACGCTTCAGTGAAGGGTCAAAGGTCTTGTGAGGGTTCCTCAGCTGCTTCTTCTGCTTATTCTTGGACAAGACGTCCATgctgccctcctcttcctccagggcCCGCTTGCTGCCAGCACCCCCGTTCTCCTTGCTCCCCTCCTTGGGCCTGAAAGGGAAGGGCAGTGGGCAGAGCTCAGCTCTCGGgctgctggggctgggctggcacAGAGGTCGGGACACTGGGACCCTAGGTTCTGAGCCACTGAGCCGcagcctggccctgcctctgAGAGCCCAGAGGGGATCCAAGGGTCACCCTCCTGACTGACCCCAGGACAAATCCACCCAGGGCTAGACgtaaagatttaaaaactaaGCATCTGCTGATGAGAGATCCACTGGGCACCTAGCAGGATGGGGCTGAGTGGCACTGCCCTCCCCAGCCCTTGTGTCACCCCTCCTGGCTCATGGGCCACAGCCCAGTGCCTGTGGGAGCTCACCCTGGCCGGAAGTAGGGCTGGCAGATCCAGTGGAAGAAAGGCAAGCCGCCCGCAggcttctccccttccttctgcctggcCATGTCCTCCTGCAAAAGCCCAGGGGGCCGTCGTCAGCACCCAAGCCTCCTCCCACCCGCTGGGCATCTCGCCAGCCCTGCACGTGCCTGACACCGCAGCTTCAGCTCCCGGCTCACAGCCGCCACGCCCTCCAGGGTCTTGGCTTTCGCAAGCTCCTCTCGAAGCATCTGGTGCACCTGCAGCCTGAGACAGACGCCCTGTCACGGTGGGCCCACCACCCAGCTCACCATCCACCCTGAGCCCTGGACACAGGGCactgcctctcttcctccccaggCTTCCCGCCTGACCTGTCACCCTGTCCCTTCCAGACCTGACTTGGTGGCAAACTTTCCAGAAAGCTCCCTCTTAAAACCCCCAAGGCCCCAGGTAGGGCTCAGACCCACAGCATCTGCCTGGCGGGGCGACTCACGTGTGGTGCCACAGCTTGAAGAGGTGGGCCCGGACGTAGGACAGGGGGCAGGGGTGCTGTCGCACGATGTCCAGGTACTCCTCAGCCAGCTCCCACACGGCCGGGCTGCGGCCCTCGAACAGGGCGGGGTTGTGCAGATTGCCCTCTGCAGGGGGAGGGGCTTGAGGCTGTGGGCCCTCCTGTCCCAGGGcacgcccacccccaccccacatacaGGGCAAGGCTGGCCCCGCTCAGGCtgcttgtgtgtgtgagtgtggggggCGCACAGCCTCACCTGCACTCATGACGCCCTGCACCCCCGTGTCCTGGATGCAGCGCTCCACGTCCCGCAAACACTGGATGTTCCCATTGGCGAACACGGGGATGGCCACGGCCTTGCTGCGGGGAGCAGTGCGGCACTCAGCCCGGTGGCAGGCCCAACCCCCCCCTCCCCGGCCGGGTGCCCGCCACGTCCCCTCACCGCACAGCCTTGATGTGCTCCCAGGACGCGGAGCCCGACAGAGGCCCCTTCTGCTCCTTGGTGCGCCCGTGCACTGTCAGCAGCTACGACAGACGCCTGgctcagccccacaccaagccCACAGGGCCCTCCCCTTTGGCTTCTGTGCACCAGCCGCCCACACAGTGCCTAGCTCTGTCCCTGCCCCCAGAAGACCCAGGTGCCCTAGGCTGCACTTGGGGCCAGctgatggggaggggaggagggagaggggcccagcaccccacccccaccccgcactTGCCTCCCTCATCAAGCATTGCCTCAAGGTCACCGTGATTCttgtccaccccccacccctcccggGTGAGCTGCTTGTGGGTAGTTCCTGGAGTCAGGGCCCCCCAGGCACGGGGTGGGGAACAGCCCATGGCCCGCTCACCTGACAGCCAGCCTTCTCCAGCATCTGGGCATACCTCACGGTCTT contains the following coding sequences:
- the DUS1L gene encoding tRNA-dihydrouridine(16/17) synthase [NAD(P)(+)]-like, with amino-acid sequence MPKLEGFEFWSRTLGGARHVVAPMVDQSELAWRLLSRRHGAQLCYTPMLHAQVFVRDANYRKENLYCEVCPEDRPLIVQFCANDPEVFVQAALLAQGYCDGIDLNLGCPQMIAKRGHYGAFLQDEWDLLQSMILLAHEKLSVPVTCKIRVFPEIDKTVRYAQMLEKAGCQLLTVHGRTKEQKGPLSGSASWEHIKAVRKAVAIPVFANGNIQCLRDVERCIQDTGVQGVMSAEGNLHNPALFEGRSPAVWELAEEYLDIVRQHPCPLSYVRAHLFKLWHHTLQVHQMLREELAKAKTLEGVAAVSRELKLRCQEDMARQKEGEKPAGGLPFFHWICQPYFRPGPKEGSKENGGAGSKRALEEEEGSMDVLSKNKQKKQLRNPHKTFDPSLKPKYARCDQCGNPKGNRCVFNLCRGCCKKRAFKEMADCPGHGLLFKTKLEKSLAWKGAQSRLQDPQQAGPGEPGGLPEVLGGALA